A single window of Pseudarthrobacter defluvii DNA harbors:
- a CDS encoding S1C family serine protease — MQQAQEPLQPEDSDVLDSYSQTVMRVAAAVTPHVAAIEMTATRRNGRVRVGAGSAVLFTEDGYLLTNSHVVAGTRQGFAVFGDGSRMELELVGADPLSDLAVVHGSRPRVQPVEFGAAESLRVGQLVVAVGNPLGLAGSVTAGVVSGLGRAIPVWSGGNRRVIEDVIQTDAALNPGNSGGALADTHSRIVGINTAVAGAGLGLAIPINATTRRIISALLADGRVRRAYLGLVSTPIQLTPSAVIRSGLREGLRVVEVLAGSPAGKAGLRAGDIIVTAGGRPVSNAESLQRLLFSDAIGQPLDVEVLRDGTEPRLTAVPEEMTANGTG, encoded by the coding sequence GTGCAACAGGCGCAGGAACCCCTACAACCGGAGGACAGCGACGTCCTGGACTCGTACTCGCAAACCGTGATGCGGGTGGCGGCTGCGGTGACCCCGCATGTCGCAGCGATTGAGATGACTGCAACGCGCCGCAACGGACGGGTGAGGGTGGGAGCGGGCTCGGCGGTGCTCTTCACGGAGGACGGCTACCTGCTCACGAATTCGCACGTCGTGGCCGGCACGCGGCAGGGATTTGCAGTCTTTGGCGACGGCAGCAGGATGGAACTCGAACTGGTGGGTGCAGACCCACTGTCCGACCTCGCGGTGGTGCACGGTTCCCGGCCCAGGGTCCAGCCGGTGGAGTTTGGCGCGGCGGAGTCCCTTCGGGTAGGCCAACTGGTGGTTGCGGTGGGAAACCCGCTGGGACTGGCGGGTTCGGTCACGGCAGGGGTGGTCAGCGGCCTGGGCCGGGCCATACCTGTCTGGTCAGGCGGTAACAGGCGGGTCATCGAGGATGTGATCCAGACGGACGCGGCCCTGAACCCCGGAAACTCCGGCGGTGCGCTCGCGGACACCCATTCCAGGATCGTGGGTATTAACACCGCGGTGGCGGGTGCCGGCCTGGGGCTGGCCATCCCGATCAACGCCACCACCCGCAGGATCATCTCGGCGCTGTTGGCGGACGGGAGGGTGCGCCGTGCGTACCTGGGCCTGGTCAGCACTCCGATCCAGCTCACGCCCAGTGCCGTGATCCGTTCCGGGTTGCGCGAAGGGCTCCGCGTCGTGGAGGTGCTGGCTGGTTCCCCGGCAGGCAAGGCAGGCCTGCGCGCAGGGGACATCATCGTGACGGCCGGAGGCCGCCCCGTCAGCAATGCCGAGAGTCTGCAGCGGCTCCTGTTTTCCGACGCCATCGGCCAGCCGCTCGATGTGGAAGTCCTGCGCGACGGCACCGAGCCGCGCCTCACTGCTGTTCCGGAGGAAATGACCGCCAACGGCACGGGGTGA
- a CDS encoding fluoride efflux transporter FluC, whose translation MIAAALVGVFGVAGALLRFGVDSWFAHHSSIRSVRTDGRGALHWPWATLLVNVAGCFIIGLSHGVTARLGLGTEWQLGLATGLAGGLTTFSSWTTATIRLLSEARFGSAVLNIAVNLVLGFIAAAAGIALAG comes from the coding sequence ATGATCGCAGCGGCCCTGGTGGGAGTCTTCGGCGTGGCCGGCGCACTCCTGCGGTTCGGGGTGGACAGCTGGTTTGCCCACCACAGCAGCATCCGAAGCGTCCGCACTGACGGCCGCGGAGCACTGCACTGGCCCTGGGCCACCCTGCTGGTCAATGTGGCCGGGTGCTTCATCATCGGACTCTCCCACGGCGTGACTGCCAGGTTGGGGCTGGGCACCGAATGGCAGCTGGGCCTGGCCACCGGCCTGGCCGGCGGACTCACCACTTTCAGTTCCTGGACCACAGCCACCATCCGGCTGCTCAGCGAGGCCCGCTTCGGCTCGGCCGTGCTGAACATCGCCGTAAACCTTGTCCTGGGCTTTATCGCCGCGGCCGCGGGCATCGCGCTGGCCGGCTGA